In one Rutidosis leptorrhynchoides isolate AG116_Rl617_1_P2 chromosome 8, CSIRO_AGI_Rlap_v1, whole genome shotgun sequence genomic region, the following are encoded:
- the LOC139862965 gene encoding AP-2 complex subunit alpha-1-like: MALSGMRGLSVFISEIRNCQNKELERLRVDKELGNIRTKFKNEKLTPYEKKKYVWKMLYIFMLGYDVDFGHMEAVSLISAPKYPEKQVGYLVTSCLLNENHDFLRLAINTVRNDIIGRNETFQCLALTLVGNIGGREFAESLAPDVQKLLISSSCRPLVRKKAALCLLRLFRKNPDVVNVDGWSDRMTQLLDERNLGVLTSSMSLFVALVSNNHEAYWSCLPKCVKILERLAKSQDVPQEYTYYGIPSPWLQVKTMRALQYFPTVEDPNTRRALFEVLQRILMGTDVVKNVNKNNASHAVLFEAIALVMHLDAEKEMMSQCVALLGKFIAVREPNIRYLGLENMTRMLMVTDVQDIIKSHQAQIITSLKDPDISIRRRALDLLYGMCDVSNAKDIVEELLQYLATADFTMREELALKAAILAEKFAPDLSWYVDVILQLIDKAGDFVSDDIWFRVVQFVTNNEDLQPYAALKAREYLDKPAIHETMMKVSAYLLGEYSHLLARRPGCSPKEIFSIIHEKLPTVSTPTISILLSTYAKILMHSQPPDPELQNQIWAIFSKYETCIDAEIQQRAVEYFALSRKGAALMDILAEMPRFPERESSLIKKAEDTEADTAELSAIKLRSQQQQASNALVVTDQRPANGPPQLTQLPMVKIPSTNNLENNSIDQEITHANGIVGEVEPQPQSAAHSRAPDSDILGDLLSPLAIEGPPGVSGNEVLSEENALALAPVGDQENSIKPMGDIAERFHALCLKDSGVLYEDPYVQIGIKADWRGHQGRLVLFLGNKTTSSLDSVQAIILSPSHLKLEISLVPEIVPPRAQVQCPLEVLNIRPSRDVAVLDFRYKFGTSLVENKLRLPAVLNKFFQPIPISAEEFFPQWRSLAAPPLKLQEVVKGVRPMSLGEMANLLNSWRLIVCPGLDPNASNLVATTTFYSETTQAMLCLVRIETDPADRTQLRMTVASGDPTLTFELKEFIKEQLISVPTAFTPPVLQPTIPPTATSDPGALLAGLL; the protein is encoded by the exons ATGGCGTTATCCGGCATGAGAGGTCTCTCGGTATTCATCTCTGAAATTCGTAATTGTCAAAACAAAGAACTAGAACGCCTTCGTGTTGATAAAGAGCTCGGCAATATCCGTACTAAATTCAAAAATGAAAAG TTGACACcatacgagaagaagaaatatgtttGGAAAATGCTTTACATATTTATGCTTGGATATGATGTGGACTTTGGTCATATGGAAGCGGTTTCTTTGATATCTGCACCAAAATATCCAGAAAAGCAG GTTGGGTATTTAGTGACATCATGCTTGCTAAATGAAAATCACGATTTTCTAAGATTAGCAATTAATACAGTTCGCAACGATATTATCGGTCGCAATGAAACTTTTCAATGTCTAGCATTGACTTTG GTTGGGAACATTGGTGGTAGAGAATTTGCTGAATCACTAGCACCAGATGTTCAAAAATTACTT ATCTCAAGTAGTTGCAGACCACTAGTGAGAAAAAAGGCTGCACTTTGTCTTTTGCGGCTCTTTAGGAAAAATCCTGATGTTGTCAATGTAGATGGCTG GTCAGACCGTATGACACAACTATTAGATGAACGCAATCTTGGTGTTCTGACATCATCTATGAGCTTGTTTGTTGCTTTAGTGTCGAATAATCATGAAGCATACTGGAGTTGTCTTCCAAAGTGTGTTAAAATTTTGGAAAGACTTGCTAAAAGTCAAGATGTACCTCAAGAATACACATATTACGGTATTCCTTCGCCCTGGCTTCAG GTGAAAACAATGAGGGCCCTACAATATTTTCCAACCGTGGAAGATCCCAACACGAGAAGAGCACTGTTTGAGGTTTTACAACGAATACTTATGGGAACAGATGTTGTGAAAAATGTTAATAAGAACAATGCATCTCATGCTGTCTTATTTGAAGCCATTGCTCTT GTAATGCATCTGGATGCTGAAAAAGAGATGATGTCTCAGTGTGTAGCGTTGCTAGGAAAATTTATTGCTGTCCGTGAGCCGAATATCCGTTATCTTGGTCTG GAAAATATGACTCGTATGCTAATGGTTACGGATGTTCAGGACATAATTAAGTCACATCAAGCTCAAATTATAACTTCGCTAAAGGATCCTGACATCAG CATTCGGAGACGTGCACTTGATCTACTCTATGGTATGTGCGACGTTTCAAATGCTAAAGACATCGTTGAAGAACTATTGCAG TATCTTGCAACAGCAGACTTTACAATGCGTGAAGAATTGGCACTCAAAGCTGCTATTCTTGCAGAGAAATTTGCCCCTGATTTATCATG GTATGTGGATGTTATTCTTCAGCTGATTGACAAAGCGGGAGACTTTGTCAGTGATGACATTTGGTTTCGTGTTGTGCAATTTGTGACTAATAATGAAGACCTTCAG CCTTACGCAGCTCTTAAAGCTAGAGAGTATCTTGATAAGCCTGCAATACATGAAACAATGATGAAG GTTAGCGCATATCTGCTCGGAGAATACAGTCACCTTTTGGCCAGACGACCCGGGTGTAGTCCAAAAGAAATATTTAGCATTATCCATGAGAAACTTCCAACTGTCTC GACACCGACAATATCCATTCTTCTGTCAACGTACGCAAAGATTTTGATGCACTCGCAGCCACCAGATCCGGAATTGCAGAATCAGATTTGGGCGATATTCAGCAA ATATGAAACCTGCATTGATGCTGAGATACAGCAAAGAGCTGTCGAATATTTTGCATTAAGTAGGAAAGGTGCAGCCTTGATGGATATATTAGCCGAAATGCCCCGGTTCCCAGAACGTGAG TCCTCATTGATCAAGAAGGCTGAAGACACTGAAGCTGATACTGCAGAGCTAAGTGCTATCAAGTTACGGTCGCAACAACAGCAGGCTTCTAATGCTCTGGTGGTAACAGATCAGCGGCCTGCGAATGGACCTCCACAGTTGACCCAACTTCCCATGGTCAAGATCCCAAGCACTAATAACTTG GAAAATAACTCTATTGACCAAGAAATTACTCATGCGAACGGGATCGTGGGTGAAGTTGAGCCACAACCACAATCCGCGGCTCATAGTCGTGCTCCCGATTCTGATATTCTTGGAGATCTTCTTAGCCCATTGGCTATCGAAGGACCACCTGGTGTATCTGGAAATGAAGTCCTAAGTGAAGAAAATGCATTAGCTCTTGCACCTGTTGGAGACCAGGAAAATTCTATCAAG CCAATGGGAGATATTGCAGAAAGATTCCATGCTTTATGCCTAAAAGATAGTGGAGTTTTATACGAGGATCCTTATGTCCAG aTTGGTATTAAAGCAGATTGGCGAGGCCATCAAGGCCGCCTAGTACTATTCTTGGGGAACAAAACTACATCTTCACTTGACTCGGTTCAAGCTATAATTCTGTCTCCATCACATCTCAAGTTGGAGATCTCATTAGTACCCGAAATCGTTCCTCCGCGAGCACAG GTTCAATGCCCTCTTGAAGTGTTAAATATACGTCCTAGCAGGGATGTTGCGGTTCTTGACTTCCGTTACAAGTTTGGAACCAGCTTG GTTGAAAATAAGCTTCGTCTTCCTGCTGTCTTGAACAAATTTTTTCAGCCGATACCAATATCTGCAGAGGAATTTTTCCCCCAGTGGAGATCACTTGCTGCACCTCCTTTGAAACTTCAAGAAGTG GTTAAAGGTGTAAGACCAATGTCGTTGGGAGAAATGGCAAATTTGTTGAACAGTTGGAGGCTTATTGTATGCCCTGGACTG GATCCAAATGCAAGTAATTTAGTTGCAACGACAACCTTCTATTCTGAAACTACACAAGCAATGTTATGCCTG GTAAGAATTGAAACTGATCCAGCTGACAGAACCCAACTACGCATGACAGTGGCGTCTGGGGACCCCACCCTAACATTCGA GTTGAAGGAGTTCATCAAGGAACAACTAATTAGCGTTCCCACTGCCTTTACGCCACCTGTGTTACAGCCAACTATTCCACCGACCGCCACATCAGATCCTGGCGCTTTACTTGCTGGTTTGCTATAA
- the LOC139863597 gene encoding glucomannan 4-beta-mannosyltransferase 2: protein MGDVISGKNLIPESFPGASVDLAAQIGLLWDLIKLPLIVPLLQLAVYICLAMTVMLFLERLYMGVVIILVKLFWKKPDKRYNWEPIRDDLEIGNSAFPLVLIQIPMFNEKEVYKISIGAACNLSWPSDRMVIQVLDDSTDYVIKDMIEKECQRWASKGVNIRYQIRESRGGYKAGALKEGLKHDYVKDCEYVTIFDADFRPEPDFLRRAIPFLEFNPQIALVQARWRFVNSDECLLTRMQEMSLDYHFTVEQEVGSATHAFFGFNGTGGVWRIAAINEAGGWKDRTTVEDMDLAVRAGLKGWKFLYLGDLQVKSELPSTFKAFRYQQHRWSCGPANLFRKMVMEIVKNKKVTVWKKLYVIYSFFFVRKIIAHMVTFFFFCVVLPLTILVPEVEVPIWGAIYIPCIITTLNSVGTPRSVHLLFYWILFENVMSLHRTKATFIGLLDAKRSNEWVVTEKLGDALKNNKSNAKAAPKKFKFNIGDRIHLTELGFAVFLFFTGCYDFMYGKNNYFIYIFLQTITFLIVGFGYVGTIVPSS from the exons atgggtGACGTAATCTCCGGTAAGAATCTGATACCGGAGAGTTTTCCGGGAGCTTCGGTAGACTTGGCGGCGCAAATTGGGTTATTGTGGGACCTAATTAAACTCCCATTAATTGTACCATTGTTACAATTGGCTGTTTATATATGTTTAGCAATGACTGTTATGCTTTTTCTTGAAAGACTTTATATGGGCGTTGTTATTATTCTTGTTAAATTATTCTGGAAAAAACCCGATAAAAGATACAATTGGGAACCCATTCGTGACGATTTAGAAATTGGGAATTCTGCTTTTCCTCTTGTTCTTATTCAAATTCCAATGTTCAATGAAAAAGag GTGTATAAGATCTCAATTGGGGCAGCATGTAATCTGTCATGGCCATCCGATCGAATGGTGATTCAAGTACTTGATGATTCTACTGATTATGTCATTAAG gatatgattgagaaagaaTGCCAAAGATGGGCAAGCAAAGGGGTTAATATTAGGTATCAAATTAGAGAAAGCAGAGGAGGTTACAAAGCTGGTGCTCTTAAAGAAGGATTAAAGCATGATTATGTTAAAGATTGTGAATATGTAACTATTTTCGACGCTGATTTTCGCCCCGAGCCTGATTTTCTTCGCCGAGCTATTCCGTTCCTCGAGTTTAACCCTCAAATCGCTCTTGTTCAAGCTCGATGGCGCTTTG TGAACTCTGATGAATGTTTATTGACAAGAATGCAAGAGATGTCACTAGATTACCATTTCACAGTGGAGCAAGAAGTAGGATCAGCCACTCATGCATTTTTCGGATTCAACG GAACTGGCGGCGTTTGGAGAATTGCCGCTATTAATGAAGCGGGAGGTTGGAAAGACAGGACCACTGTGGAGGACATGGATCTTGCGGTTAGGGCTGGTCTCAAGGGATGGAAATTTCTATATCTTGGTGACCTTCAG GTCAAAAGCGAACTTCCTAGTACATTCAAAGCCTTTCGGTATCAACAACATAGGTGGTCTTGTGGTCCAGCCAATTTGTTCAGGAAAATGGTGATGGAGATTGTTAAGAATAAG AAAGTGACAGTGTGGAAGAAGTTGTATGTGATTTACAGTTTCTTCTTTGTAAGAAAGATTATCGCTCATATGGTCACATTCTTCTTTTTCTGTGTGGTTCTTCCTTTAACGATCTTGGTCCCCGAGGTCGAGGTTCCAATTTGGGGTGCCATTTACATTCCTTGCATCATCACTACATTGAACTCAGTTGGAACTCCAAG GTCTGTTCATTTGTTGTTCTACTGGATTCTTTTTGAGAACGTTATGTCTCTGCACCGTACCAAGGCAACATTCATTGGTTTACTTGATGCCAAGCGATCTAATGAATGGGTCGTGACTGAGAAACTAGGAGACGCTCTTAAGAATAACAAATCAAATGCCAAAGCAGCACCTAAAAAGTTCAAATTCAATATCGGCGACAG GATTCATCTTACGGAGCTTGGATTCGCAGTGTTCCTTTTCTTCACCGgctgttatgattttatgtatggAAAGAACAACTACTTCATATACATATTCCTCCAGACGATCACGTTCTTGATCGTTGGATTTGGTTATGTGGGTACCATCGTCCCGAGCTCTTAA
- the LOC139862175 gene encoding protein RETICULATA-RELATED 1, chloroplastic-like has protein sequence MALPPPGIAVMKLNCTSRRHECPRQFLIKFKPVSEYKVSIFITKPISSKFNLSRSLYVSKLNCAKSDSLGNMAIVTEVFDEMPDRDDDENDDDDGNGKFPPPGNGGGGGGGDSGGGGGGGEDDDHEEKEFGPLLMYEEVMKVAKSHGVNSLPDDMLKAAEATGLRKLILTRYLELQGSGWIMGFLTKNFAMFRNRMLADPSFLFKVGTEIVIDSACATFAEVQKRGKDFWDEFELYAADLLVGIVVDIALVGMLAPYARIGKRPVASGGLFSGLKNSVSALPSSVFEFERPGSRFSAQQRLASYFYKGLLYGSVGFGCGLIGQGIANMIMNAKRRMHTSECDVRVPPLVQSAVLWGVFLAVSSNTRYQVINGLESVVEASPLAKQVPLVAMAFTVGVRFANNIYGGMQFVDWARWSGVQ, from the exons ATGGCGCTACCTCCACCAGGTATAGCTGTCATGAAACTTAACTGTACATCACGCCGACATGAATGTCCGAGACAATTTTTGATTAAGTTTAAACCAGTATCCGAGTACAAGGTTTCCATTTTTATAACGAAACCCATTTCAAGTAAGTTTAATTTAAGCAGAAGTTTGTATGTAAGTAAGTTAAACTGTGCTAAGTCGGATAGTTTAGGAAATATGGCTATTGTAACTGAAGTGTTCGACGAAATGCCTGACCGAGATGATGACGAAAATGATGACGATGATGGAAATGGTAAGTTCCCGCCTCCCGGTAACGGTGGCGGCGGTGGTGGCGGTGATAGCGGCGGAGGTGGTGGCGGTGGTGAAGATGATGATCATGAGGAGAAGGAATTTGGACCTTTGTTGATGTATGAAGAGGTGATGAAAGTGGCTAAATCACATGGTGTTAATAGTCTTCCTGATGATATGTTGAAGGCTGCTGAAGCTACAGGTCTTCGTAAACTTATTCTTACTCGATACCTCGAATTACAG GGATCAGGTTGGATAATGGGCTTCTTGACTAAAAATTTTGCGATGTTTAGAAACCGAATGCTTGCTGATCCGTCGTTTTTGTTTAAAGTTGGAACTGAG ATAGTGATTGATTCTGCTTGTGCGACGTTCGCTGAAGTGCAAAAAAGAGGAAAAGATTTTTGGGATGAATTTGAGTTGTATGCTGCTGATCTTTTGGTAGGTATAGTAGTTGATATTGCGTTGGTTGGCATGTTGGCACCGTATGCACGTATTGGGAAACGGCCAGTTGCAAGTGGTGGTTTGTTTAGTGGTTTAAAGAACTCTGTTTCAGCACTTCCTAGCAG TGTGTTTGAATTCGAGAGACCAGGGAGTCGATTTTCAGCACAGCAGCGGCTTGCTTCATACTTTTACAAG GGTCTCTTGTATGGTTCAGTTGGATTTGGTTGCGGTCTTATAGGCCAAGGAATTGCAAATATGATTATGAACGCCAAAAG GAGGATGCATACATCAGAATGTGATGTACGTGTGCCCCCTTTGGTACAAAGTGCTGTTTTATGGG GTGTTTTCCTTGCCGTGTCTTCAAATACACGTTATCAAGTCATCAATGGATTAGAAAGTGTGGTTGAAGCTTCTCCCTTGGCGAAGCAGGTCCCTCTAGTGGCAATGGCTTTTACTGTGGGCGTGCGTTTTGCAAACAACATTTATGGTGGGATGCAATTTGTAGATTGGGCTAGATGGAGTGGTGTTCAGTAA